One Elgaria multicarinata webbii isolate HBS135686 ecotype San Diego chromosome 7, rElgMul1.1.pri, whole genome shotgun sequence DNA window includes the following coding sequences:
- the LOC134401911 gene encoding cytochrome c1, heme protein, mitochondrial, whose product MAAATAVLAARSLARSRGGLLLPALPGGPRPRANLASLAGLSRGKKVALTTLGVLTAGGAGLAWALHTAVNAGELELHPPTFPWSHSGVLASLDHSSIRRGYEVYRQVCSACHSMDYLAFRNLVGVTHTEEEAKALAKEVEVQDGPNEDGEMFMRPAKLSDYFPKPYPNPEAARAANNGALPPDLSYIVKARHGGEDYVFSLLTGYCDPPTGVTLREGLHYNPYFLGEAIGMAPPIYNEIIEYEDGTPATMSQLAKDVCTFLRWAAEPEHDQRKQTALKMLVTVAILTPLFFYLKRHKWSVLKSRKIAYRPPK is encoded by the exons atggcggcggcgacggcggtgTTGGCGGCGCGGAGCCTGGCGCGTTCCCGGGGAGGCCTCCTGCTCCCGGCCCTGCCCGGCGGGCCCCGCCCCAGG GCCAACCTGGCGTCCCTGGCGGGCCTCTCCCGTGGCAAGAAGGTGGCCCTGACCACGCTGGGTGTGCTGACGGCAGGCGGGGCTGGCCTGGCCTGGGCCCTTCACACCGCTGTGAACGCCGGCGAGCTAGAGCTGCATCCGCCCACCTTCCCCTGGAGCCACAGTGGCGTGCTGGCTTCCCTGGATCACAGCAG CATCCGGCGGGGCTACGAGGTGTACAGGCAGGTGTGTTCAGCTTGCCACAGCATGGATTACCTGGCCTTCCGCAATCTCGTCGGGGTCACCCACACGGAAGAGGAAGCCAAGGCCCTGGCCAAGGAG GTGGAGGTGCAGGACGGGCCCAACGAGGACGGGGAGATGTTCATGCGTCCCGCCAAGCTCTCGGACTACTTCCCCAAGCCCTACCCCAACCCAGAAGCAGCGCGGGCAGCAAACAACGGGGCGTTGCCTCCAGACCTCAGCTACATTGTCAAAGCCAG GCACGGCGGGGAGGACTACGTCTTTTCCCTGCTCACTGGCTACTGCGATCCACCCACCGGGGTGACCCTACGAGAAGGGCTGCACTACAACCCCTACTTCCTGGGAGAGGCGATTGGCATGGCACCCCCCATCTACAACGAGATCATAGAGTATGAGGATG GCACCCCCGCCACCATGTCCCAGCTCGCCAAGGACGTCTGTACCTTCTTGCGATGGGCAGCAGAGCCGGAACACGATCAGCGCAAGCAGACGGCTCTGAAG ATGCTGGTGACGGTGGCCATATTGACACCCCTCTTCTTCTACTTGAAACGGCACAAGTGGTCAGTGCTCAAGAGCAGGAAAATCGCCTACCGGCCTCCCAAGTGA
- the GPAA1 gene encoding glycosylphosphatidylinositol anchor attachment 1 protein: MGLLSDPYRRRALSRLILRLNTPLCILSFLVGLVWFLGLAFHPFTLRIYMSENAMGSTMVEEQFVYGERALSYAREFAGHKKKAGGMPVAWLEKTMWNLGLEVYKQTFSRTLPFPDEMRERYMVKGTNVYGILRAPRAASTESLVLSVPCSEGQQNSQAVGLMLALASHFRGQIYWAKDIIFLVNEHDLIGMEAWLEAYHDVNVTEVTSSSGILGRAGAIQAAISLELSSDVITSFDVAVEGLNGQLPNLDLVNLFYSFCQKNGLLCTIQGKLQRSDWDSLPAYLHSLQTLLLMVLRQGSGRPQGDHGLFLRYHIEAVTVRGINSFRQYKFDMGMMGATLEGMFRKLNNLLERLHQSYFFYLLPSLSRFVSIGVYMPAFGFLILILVLKALDLWMKLSKYDTGPEPDGQLCDGDQGPSPVAAEEPKPSLLTLVPPVLICHATGLALYFVPILGQHVATQHFPVSESEAVVLTVIAIYVAGLALPHNTHRALMGAGGDRGWMTLKLLSLLYLAVQLGCIALINFSLGFLLAVTMVPVAALVQPTGPKYLYAALLVLVTPAATLFFCIFLYQELIEYPISVLEGWQRFLQAIAEGLLDHHLYGSIVFPFVAIFVYPCWLLLWNVLFWK, from the exons ATGGGGCTGCTCTCCGACCCCTACCGCCGCCGGGCCCTGTCCCGCCTCATCCTGCGCCTCAACACCCCGCTCTG CATCCTCAGCTTCCTGGTGGGGCTGGTCTGGTTCCTGGGCTTGGCCTTCCACCCCTTCACGCTGCGCATCTACATGTCAGAGAACGCCATGGGCTCCACCATGGTGGAGGAGCAGTTCGTCTACGGCGAGCGCGCCCTGTCCTACGCCCGAGAGTTTGCCGGGCACAAGAAGAAGGCAGG GGGCATGCCAGTCGCCTGGCTGGAGAAGACCATGTGGAACCTGGGCCTGGAGGTGTACAAGCAAACCTTTTCCCGCACGCTGCCCTTTCCAGATGAGATGCGAGAGAGATAC ATGGTGAAGGGGACTAACGTGTACGGCATCCTGCGAGCTCCCCGTGCGGCCAGCACAGAGTCCTTGGTGCTGAGCGTCCCCTGCAGCGAGGGGCAGCAGAACAGCCAGGCCGTGGGGCTGATGCTGGCGTTGGCCTCCCATTTCCGAG GTCAGATCTATTGGGCCAAAGACATCATTTTCCTAGTGAACGAGCATGACCTGATTGGGATGGAGGCCTGGCTGGAGGCTTATCACGACGTCAATGTCACAG AGGTGACCTCCTCCTCCGGGATCCTGGGCCGGGCGGGAGCCATCCAGGCTGCCATCTCCCTGGAGCTGAGCAGCGACGTCATCACCAGCTTTGACGTGGCCGTGGAGGGGCTGAATGGGCAGCTGCCCAACCTAGACCTGGTCAACCTCTTCTACTCCTTCTGCCAGAAGAACGGGCTGCTCTGCACCATTCAGGGCAAG CTGCAGCGTTCCGACTGGGACTCCCTGCCGGCCTACCTGCACTCCCTGCAGACGCTGCTGCTGATGGTGTTGAGGCAGGGCTCCGGCCGGCCCCAGGGCGACCACGGCCTCTTCCTGCGCTACCACATCGAGGCCGTCACCGTGCGCGGGATCAACAGCTTCCGCCAGTACAAGTTTGACATGGGCATGATGGGCGC GACGTTGGAGGGGATGTTCCGGAAGCTGAACAACCTGCTCGAACGCCTGCACCAGTCGTACTTCTTCTACCTGCTGCCCTCGCTCTCCCGCTTCGTCTCGATCGGGGTCTACATGCCGGCCTTTGgcttcctcatcctcatcctcgtCCTGAAG GCCCTGGACCTGTGGATGAAGCTCAGCAAATACGACACGGGCCCGGAGCCAGACGGTCAGCTGTGCGATGGAGACCAAGGTCCCAGTCCTGTTGCTGCGGAG GAGCCCAAGCCCAGCCTGTTGACGCTGGTGCCCCCTGTGCTGATCTGCCACGCCACGGGGCTGGCCCTCTACTTCGTGCCGATCCTGGGGCAGCACGTGGCCACGCAGCACTTCCCCGTCTCGGAGTCAGAGGCCGTGGTGCTCACGGTCATTGCCATCTACGtggcagggctggcgctgccccacaacacacacag GGCCTTGATGGGCGCGGGAGGCGACCGCGGCTGGATGACCctgaagctgctgtccctgctcTACTTGGCCGTGCAGCTGGGCTGCATCGCCCTGATCAACTTCTCCCTGGGCTTCTTGCTGGCTGTGACCATGGTGCCTGTGGCTGCTCTCGTCCAGCCCACGGGGCCCAA GTACCTCTACGCCGCGCTGCTGGTGCTGGTCACACCTGCCGCCACCCTTTTCTTCTGCATCTTCCTGTACCAGGAGCTCATCGAGTACCCCATTTCGGTGCTGGAGGGCTGGCAGCGGTTCCTGCAGGCCATTGCTGAGGGGCTGCTGGACCACCACCTCTACGGCTCCATCGTCTTCCCCTTCGTTGCCATCTTTGTCTACCCCTGCTGGCTGCTGCTGTGGAATGTGCTCTTCTGGAAGTAG
- the EXOSC4 gene encoding exosome complex component RRP41, with amino-acid sequence MAGLELLSEQGYRVDGRRAGELRQIRARMGVFAQADGSAYLEQGNTKALAVVYGPHEMRGSRSKALHDQALVNCQFSMATFSTGERKRRPHGDRKSSEMTLHLKQTFEAAILTQLYPRSQIDIYVQILQADGGNYCASVNAATLAVIDAGIPMRDYVCASSAGFIEDTPLADLNYVEEASAGPQLALALLPKSEQIALLEMNGRLHEDHLERIMEAASKACKDVHAVLDQVVRDHLQEVTALMGK; translated from the exons atggcGGGGCTGGAGCTGCTGTCGGAGCAGGGCTACCGCGTGGACGGGCGACGGGCCGGCGAGCTGCGGCAGATCCGCGCCCGCATGGGCGTCTTCGCGCAGGCCGACGGCTCCGCCTACCTGGAGCAGGGCAACACCAAGGCGCTGGCCGTCGTGTACGGGCCCCACGAG ATGCGCGGCTCCCGCAGCAAGGCGCTGCACGACCAGGCGCTGGTCAACTGCCAGTTCAGCATGGCCACCTTCAGCACGGGCGAGCGCAAGCGGCGGCCCCACGGCGACCGCAAGTCCAGCGAGATGACGCTGCACCTCAAGCAGACCTTCGAGGCCGCCATCCTGACGCAGCTCTACCCGCGCTCGCAGATCGACATCTACGTGCAG ATCCTGCAAGCGGATGGTGGGAACTACTGCGCCTCCGTCAACGCCGCCACGCTGGCCGTCATCGACGCCGGCATCCCCATGCGGGACTACGTGTGCGCCAGCTCAGCCGGCTTCATCGAAGACACGCCGCTGGCTGACCTGAACTACGTGGAGGAGGCCTCAGCCGGCCCCcagctggccctggccctgctgccCAAATCGGAGCAGATTGCGCTGCTGGAGATGAACGGCCGGCTGCACGAGGACCACCTGGAGCGCATCATGGAGGCCGCCAGCAAGGCCTGCAAGGACGTCCACGCTGTGCTCGACCAGGTGGTGCGGGACCATCTGCAGGAAGTCACTGCGCTGATGGGCAAGTGA